CTCTGACTGCTCGAGGTAGATCTTGATTCTGTTGCAAAGTGATAATCCTTGCTATTAATTTTGTCCAATCATGTCCGATGTATGACTGTTGTAGAAAGAAAGAGAGTATTATACATGTTGAACAAGCTGTTAACTCTACACATTGTGCGAgtgcgtttttgtttttgttttttctcatttccaGTCCCTCTAGTaaatttccactgtcgcgttaTTTTTACGCCTGTACTCCACCCCTAAGACTTTATTTGGAAATGTACGTTTTCATCAAAGACTGTTATAAAAATTGCGTTACTGTTAGGGACCAAACGGTTTCCTTCCTAATGGATGATTAGACTTTTacggttttcttttttgactggtactcttgatttatttgtttatttgttttgttatttctcTCAATGACCTCCTCTATTTTGGTCTGCAAAGAGAGCTCGAGTACTTTTTCTTGCTGTGTGAAACTAAACATTCCTTCGTTTCAGATTGAATACGATGCGCATTATACTCAGCTTAATTTCCTGAAGACTCTGAGCAACTACGCGAACCAGAACGTCACATACGCTTGCCGCAAATCCAAGGCTTGGGAAGACGGCCAACACTCCATCAAACTAATGGGCTCCAACGAAATGCAGTATCATGCTACTTCCAAGATTTCCCTTAGGCCTAACGTCATCACCAATGAATGCACAGTAAGTTGACAATTTGCCCGTTCCTTTGTTAGAAATAAACCTCCTTTCACAATCCACAGTCTTGAACAACACTGTTACGGATATAACCTGGGGATACACTTCTACGCCCCGACAGACCAGTAACACTAATGAGCCCCCACCCCCTACCCCTGAGTAATATGATTCGCTTCTCTTCAGGGTCCCTCAGGCAACGGCATTTTTGTGAGCGAACACTGAATTAGGTTGGGCGGGGGACAAGGGAGTGGGGTACCTCCATATGATTTTTTTGCTAAACACGCGAGAGGAAGCATTTTGAATTCaaaactagcctgcgagcaggctctcctatttgggcgagcaaAGCAAGCCGCAAGGGCCCCCCGCTTTCGCACTTCCTCTCGCCTGCATCTCGCGCGtttacttttcacgatatcccccaaatggagagcttgctcgcaggctaattcaaaacaaggtattttcccatttttcacaCTTTACTGCAATGCTTTAGTTTAAGCCGCAATTGTACCAAATTGGGAAATACAGATTTTCTGTCCAAGTTTGCGGAAAGAATAGAAGACAGCACCCTctgattttactaataaatggTCGGTCAAAACCTCTATTATTTCATGTATATCGTTGAAACGAGCAAAATCTGTCATTCCTGAAATTAACGCCTTATATCGTTTTAAAAAAGCGCTCTATTAGAATTCCGCTCAATACATGACACATTTCAGTCTACCAAGTTTAGCCCTCTGCAGTGGCTGCTCATTCATCAGTGACTAGAGGCCAATAATATCTTGTTATTTTGGGGTCATAGTGGTTCCGTTATATTGTGCTAGTGCGTTATTTTATACCTGCGGTTGTCGTCTTACTTTGACGCTTAATCATTACAGGACAGCAAAAACACCAACAAATGGGGTAAAACAGTTTTAGAGATCGACACAAGAGAGAAGAGTAGGCTACCAATCGTGGACGTGGCAGCATATGACATCGGTGGAAAAGACCAGGACTTCAAACTTGTAATTGGACCAGCGTGCTTCCATCACGTAAAGGCGTAGGACTTTCAATGCCCTCCGGGGATAGTAGTTGCTGTGACTTGTATATTGTTCGTATTGCTCACAGTGGCATTCAGTTTGAATCGCATATATAGTCACTGATGCTTTAGTTAGTGAAAGTTTCTCAGTAACTGCGTCAAGTCCTCCCTAGAAATATTAGCAAATTTCCCTTCTCCGCGAGATTAAGAATAAAAGTTTGTCCATTTTCAGCTGTTGCttaccattttttattttcttttatggTGCCTTTATGAGCGTTTTCTATATATTTGTATGCGTatctttataaataaataatgcttTTCACAGGTAACGAGTGGGTGACAAGTATGTTACATTAATAACTGATTTTGTTTGGAAACAaacttttattttgatctaATATTATATAGGTTAGAGAACCGATATGGATTCCGATTGAATCGAACCTTTTAGActtattaaaaaatgataacTTAAAATTTGTAGCAATACAATAAAGCAAATCAGTGTACTCAACTACCTAACAGTTATTACTTCCTCTTTGTCAAACCCCAGCTTTAACACGCGCGTATCTTCCTCACCTTGACCCCTTGTTCATCTCCTTCTTTATTACTTTTAGCTGAAATAAGCTTTGGCGCTTCTACGCATTCCccattttttcccttctttgctATTTATCTTTTTCGTCACTCTAAAAACGGCCTCTTTTTTGAttgcttctcttttttcttagttcGTCGCATCTATCCTTTCCAAGCCAACCCACGGTCACCTGTGTTTGCtgtctttttgttgttgttgttgttgttttgcgagCACAAAAGTTCTattactcccccccccccccctgattTCTGTGCTTCGACAGCTTTCGCgcttgcaattttttttgtccacaGTTTCTCTCTCTCCTTTGGTCTCTGGGCCGTCCCCGAGTTGTTCTGGGACGAAAATACCGGGCTTTAAACAAAATAGGTTACCATTAGGCCTTGCTTTGCAACGGTAATCCTCTTGTGAATTAGAGAACTGATTCTAAATGGCAAGAATCAGATGCCGCTTTTGATTCGCTTATTATCTAGTGTGAACAAGAGGAACGGTTCAGAAGTGTTACTATTTCCTCCGGTCCCACCTATTCCCAGTCCCTCATCAAAGGCAGCAGCCCATCTGGTGCCTCTGCAGGAGCCTGGCCTCTGTCAAAACTGCCTTACGCTAACCCGGGTATTCAAAGCTgtgttaagataacccagggttgttagtgcgaaatttgaattcagatacgAAAGCTTGAAaggtaaattcagtttaattatttttgtctacaatttcaTGTTtagatactctaaaaagaatagagaaaattatccgaggaaatgctttgataaaaagaaaaagaaaccggggttaaatttaacccgagcttagcgctaatcggccttgaAGCAACTGGGCCCAACGGTTTTTCTCGCGCGCGGCGAGGGGCTTTCGTCCGCCTGCCGCCAAAAACACGAGCGGCTAAtccgcgagaaaaaaaaacgcgtGGGGCACTAATAAAGACTTGACGGGAACATGCTAACCCCGAGTGCCTCAGCCAGAAACTTTTCATGCACGTTTTCCTGATCAGTCAAGTTTCTTTACTGTCTGCTGCGGCTTGAGACCTGGGGCGTACAGATTTCTGGTATATAAAATGTCGgcaagtccacagcaacaaaGCAATGAGTGGTGCCAGATCTCCCAgctgtagacctggatcagtacaattaaacttgtagaagaatatgaaacggcaaactgatccttacggcaaggcgatgaagaagtaaacaaaataataaaacaagaaaatatatatttctggTAGGTACCACTGCTTGGGTGGAGAATGAATTTTAGAATAGACATTTGAGATATCAATTTACGAAATATCTGTCCATTAGAAAATAGACTGTTTACAGTCTCCTgtttttttcgtgagatcgtttagatataccgcttcttaccgtcacgggtaccttgattttcaaatgtaccaaaccgcccccgccccccaaagtagttttgacactcaagcaagatggcagcccgtaacgcaaagctctcgatctagatgatcttacggaaaaatagaggactgtgaaaaGTCTAATTGGAAAAAGGAACCAACTATTGTCtcgtcttttcttttttcacttcgtgtgcaaaatagtttttttctcATAGACTGACACGCCCTGTTAGAATAACTCCGGCCTGCTCCTGCCTGACATACAACGTATTTTACTATAGTGGTAATTACCGCAACAATACTGCGGGCGCAAAAACGTTACAAATGGCGGGATTGGTAGAGGAACTGTCAGGATTGTCGAGTTGTTAAACTTACTTTGTGatttaaaataatgatattCTACCATGGCCGCGTCCATTACAGACGAGTGGAATGTCCCGAAAAGTGATGACGAGCAAGATAGCTCTGAAGCCAAGGGAAATAAAGTGGAAGACGAGCTGGATATTCCTTTAAAGGTTTTACTTCTTTACAGAGAAATCGAGAAAAACGGTTTTATTGAACTCAAAGTTAAGGAGTGCAGACGTAGTGTAAAAGAGAATGTTGTACAGCCCTGCGAGgaagaaaaaggagaagaagGAAAGGACAAAGTAATCAATTCAACTGCTGAAGAAACAAGCACTGTTCTTGAACCTGATGGGAAACTGAATGCGATCTTTGCTGCTAACGTCGAGAAGGACAAGTAAGTCAGTACAATCATTAATGTTATGGAGAAAAGATTAAGAGCTAGAGAATTCCACTGTTTTTGATTCATGAAATCCACCTCTTTTTGCTTTTCTagtaaatcgcatcatttctgttcttAGTCTCATTTCTGTACATGTACGTTCGCATACAAACTCACGGGATGTCAAAGCGTTTCCGGTTCCGCTTTTTGACAATCCGGCTGCTCTTTCACTATACTATTGGTACTGACTAAAAACCTGTATTCGGGCAATTAACGTGTGGGATTTCAAAATAGATGTGATACATTTGTGCCACATAGCCACTGTTTTAGGGGTTATAGCTTTGAAGTGGTcgggtattctgcagttaagcCCAGTATTGATGTGACATCATGCTTGTGATGATCTTATTAAAACCACATTGCACCCCACAATCCTGGTGTAGTCAATCGAACGTAATCGAACTCCAGTTATTTGATTGACTTCAATTGGGTTTGGAAATCAAACATTAACTCAACCCAAATTTTACCAATCAaacagtgctgtcaactctcacGGATAATGtaggagactccagattttggactgtatctcccggtctccagattagagtacAAAATCTCCTGGA
The sequence above is a segment of the Porites lutea chromosome 3, jaPorLute2.1, whole genome shotgun sequence genome. Coding sequences within it:
- the LOC140929819 gene encoding uncharacterized protein, with the protein product MAASITDEWNVPKSDDEQDSSEAKGNKVEDELDIPLKVLLLYREIEKNGFIELKVKECRRSVKENVVQPCEEEKGEEGKDKVINSTAEETSTVLEPDGKLNAIFAANVEKDKAPEPSAFDYMEESIDETSHITRKIPKTERLHRKRVGTLENVISDLKRFRDMDTKETENTDNKSVLETKSDTTATNKDSKGL